A window from Sinanaerobacter sp. ZZT-01 encodes these proteins:
- a CDS encoding DUF6120 family protein — protein MEKNVIDIYVKRVKKYLPFFCQDRKKFLNGLKQEIQDYVTLQSDCDLISLYATFGAPQNMAAQFLDTLDPAEVSKFQRKRKIILIGLIFLLLLIIFSLVIYLHKQIQINPSKVEVTIKESQPYHLTDEEIEEMIRQEENKNE, from the coding sequence ATGGAAAAAAATGTAATTGATATATACGTAAAAAGAGTTAAAAAATATCTTCCTTTTTTCTGCCAAGACCGAAAAAAATTTTTAAATGGTTTAAAGCAGGAGATTCAGGATTATGTGACCCTTCAATCTGATTGTGACTTAATTTCTTTATACGCAACCTTTGGCGCACCACAAAATATGGCAGCACAATTTTTAGATACGTTAGACCCTGCCGAAGTGAGCAAATTTCAAAGAAAAAGAAAAATTATACTAATTGGATTGATTTTTTTATTGCTTCTAATTATTTTTTCTTTAGTGATTTATTTACATAAACAAATTCAGATAAATCCAAGCAAAGTTGAAGTTACAATAAAGGAATCTCAACCTTATCATCTTACCGATGAAGAAATTGAAGAGATGATACGTCAGGAGGAAAATAAAAATGAGTAG
- the mnmA gene encoding tRNA 2-thiouridine(34) synthase MnmA, whose protein sequence is MKKVLIAMSGGVDSSVAAYLLKMQGYDCIGVTMKLYENKAAVQKCSNTCCSIEDIEDAKSVAYQLDIPHHVFNFTADFKTHVIQKFADAYEKGLTPNPCIDCNRYLKFDHLLHRALQLGCDYIATGHYAQIISDSLEQRFLLKKAVDQNKDQSYVLYSMTQNQLSHTLLPLGTLCKDEVRSIAEKQGFFNAHKRDSQDICFVPDGDYAQFLRGYTKKNYPKGNFISTDGQVLGTHRGIIHYTIGQRKGLGISALHPLYVQKKSLSDNTITLCEETDLYTASFQAEDFNLISDLDLNLPFRANVRIRYHQQEQPATITPLNERTLHIQFDTPQRAITSGQAAVLYQGDLLIGGGTILTY, encoded by the coding sequence ATGAAAAAAGTATTGATTGCAATGAGCGGCGGCGTGGACTCCAGTGTCGCCGCTTATTTATTGAAAATGCAAGGATATGATTGCATCGGTGTAACTATGAAACTGTATGAAAACAAAGCTGCCGTTCAAAAATGCTCCAATACCTGCTGCAGCATAGAAGATATTGAAGATGCCAAAAGTGTAGCTTACCAGCTCGATATTCCACATCATGTATTTAACTTCACTGCTGATTTTAAAACCCATGTTATACAAAAATTTGCAGATGCCTATGAGAAAGGTCTGACTCCAAACCCTTGCATTGACTGCAATCGTTATCTGAAATTCGATCACCTTCTTCATCGTGCATTGCAGTTAGGCTGTGATTATATTGCAACCGGTCACTATGCTCAGATCATTTCAGACAGTTTAGAACAGCGTTTCCTCTTAAAAAAAGCGGTTGACCAAAATAAGGATCAAAGCTACGTCCTGTATTCTATGACGCAAAACCAGCTTTCGCATACCCTTCTTCCTTTGGGAACACTCTGCAAAGATGAAGTGCGTTCTATTGCAGAAAAGCAAGGCTTCTTTAATGCCCATAAGCGTGACAGTCAGGATATTTGTTTTGTCCCTGACGGAGACTATGCCCAATTTCTACGGGGTTACACGAAAAAAAACTATCCTAAGGGCAATTTTATAAGTACGGATGGACAAGTACTAGGTACACATAGAGGTATCATTCACTATACTATAGGGCAACGCAAAGGACTTGGAATTTCAGCACTTCATCCTTTATATGTTCAAAAAAAATCTCTTTCCGACAATACCATCACACTTTGTGAGGAGACCGACCTTTACACCGCCTCCTTTCAGGCAGAAGATTTTAATTTAATCAGCGATCTGGATTTGAACTTGCCCTTTCGCGCAAACGTACGCATCCGCTATCATCAACAGGAACAGCCCGCAACAATAACACCGCTTAATGAGAGAACCTTACACATTCAATTCGACACGCCTCAGCGTGCCATCACCTCAGGTCAGGCTGCGGTACTGTATCAAGGAGACCTTCTTATCGGCGGAGGTACAATCCTTACGTATTAA
- a CDS encoding putative ABC transporter permease, with protein MKSQTQYGILFLIGAIGYSTLEIAFRGYTHWTMVLTGGVCFCFLYSINEHFQNIALWKRCLLGAAVITGVEFIVGCIVNLWFRWNVWDYSALPMHLFGQICILFSALWFFLCIPIFFLSRKIKNNIH; from the coding sequence ATGAAAAGTCAAACGCAATATGGAATCTTATTTCTAATCGGGGCAATTGGTTACAGCACACTGGAAATTGCCTTTCGAGGATATACACATTGGACGATGGTTTTAACAGGAGGAGTTTGTTTTTGCTTTTTATATAGTATCAATGAGCATTTTCAAAATATTGCACTTTGGAAACGGTGCCTGCTGGGTGCTGCTGTGATTACCGGGGTGGAATTTATTGTTGGATGCATTGTGAACCTTTGGTTCCGTTGGAATGTCTGGGACTATTCTGCATTACCTATGCATCTTTTCGGACAAATCTGTATTTTATTTTCTGCCCTGTGGTTCTTTTTATGTATTCCGATCTTCTTCCTCAGCAGAAAAATTAAAAATAATATCCATTGA
- a CDS encoding PadR family transcriptional regulator: protein MARKSEKLEQKPNLKESGHSFGDYFKRAVNPMLVLRLLSEKPMYVYQMTQELKQRGDSECTVSFLYPVLYRLQKLGYVEESGKQISEDNRVRNYYAITQMGQEHLEALSKEYQQLVLSVEKIMKGYHD from the coding sequence ATGGCTAGAAAAAGCGAAAAACTAGAACAAAAACCAAATTTAAAGGAAAGCGGTCATTCTTTTGGAGACTATTTTAAGCGTGCCGTAAATCCTATGTTGGTTTTACGCCTGCTGTCTGAAAAACCAATGTACGTTTACCAAATGACGCAGGAACTGAAACAACGGGGTGACAGCGAATGTACGGTGTCTTTTTTATACCCTGTACTTTACCGTCTTCAAAAATTGGGGTATGTAGAAGAATCGGGAAAACAAATTTCCGAAGATAACCGTGTTCGAAATTATTATGCCATTACACAAATGGGACAGGAACACTTAGAAGCGTTATCAAAAGAATATCAACAACTTGTTTTATCAGTTGAAAAGATTATGAAGGGATATCATGATTAA
- the ymfI gene encoding elongation factor P 5-aminopentanone reductase, with the protein MGDYKNTIIITGASRGIGKACAEIFAEEGWQVVIGYHKSEVEAKRLEASLLEKGFSVQAIQADVTKQEEVKQMFSKARATFGKVDALVNNAGISQFRLFTDMTEQEWDQMFDIHCKGAFFCTQCALEDMISSKSGSIVNVSSMWGQVGASCEVHYSASKAALIGLTKALAKELGPSNIRVNCIAPGVIETDMMKSVSGEIKQVLCEETPLMRMGSAQEIAKAILFLSSEKASFITGQVLGVNGGFVIG; encoded by the coding sequence ATGGGAGATTATAAAAATACAATAATTATTACGGGAGCAAGCAGAGGGATCGGGAAAGCCTGTGCAGAGATTTTCGCAGAAGAAGGATGGCAGGTTGTGATCGGTTATCATAAAAGTGAAGTTGAAGCAAAAAGATTGGAAGCCTCTCTTCTAGAAAAAGGCTTTTCTGTACAGGCGATTCAGGCTGATGTAACGAAGCAAGAAGAGGTAAAGCAAATGTTTTCAAAAGCGAGAGCTACTTTTGGAAAGGTTGATGCTTTAGTAAATAATGCGGGGATTTCTCAGTTTCGTCTCTTTACAGACATGACAGAACAAGAATGGGATCAGATGTTTGACATACATTGTAAAGGTGCATTCTTCTGTACACAATGCGCACTTGAGGATATGATCTCTAGTAAGAGCGGGAGCATTGTGAATGTATCCTCCATGTGGGGACAAGTTGGAGCAAGCTGTGAGGTGCATTATTCTGCAAGCAAAGCAGCATTAATCGGATTGACAAAAGCATTGGCAAAAGAACTTGGACCAAGTAACATTCGTGTCAATTGCATTGCACCGGGTGTCATTGAGACGGATATGATGAAAAGTGTTTCGGGAGAAATAAAACAGGTTCTCTGTGAAGAGACTCCGTTGATGCGCATGGGGAGTGCTCAGGAAATTGCAAAAGCTATCTTATTTCTGAGTTCTGAAAAAGCATCTTTTATAACCGGTCAGGTTCTAGGAGTAAATGGCGGTTTTGTAATCGGTTAA
- a CDS encoding methylated-DNA--[protein]-cysteine S-methyltransferase yields MKHLFFYETELGIIGFAENGRAITNVIFGKHFNNTDYEEVETPLLKEAAKQLNEYLAKERELFDLPYTAAGTPFQHSVWDALKTIPYGQTCTYLDIAKQIGKPKACRAVGMANNKNPLPILIPCHRVIGSSGKLVGYGGGMDIKKALLALEKSKGDIIEI; encoded by the coding sequence ATGAAACACCTTTTTTTCTATGAAACGGAATTAGGAATCATTGGCTTCGCCGAGAACGGAAGAGCCATCACAAATGTTATTTTCGGAAAGCATTTTAATAACACCGATTATGAGGAAGTAGAAACACCTCTTTTGAAAGAGGCTGCAAAACAGCTAAACGAATATCTTGCTAAAGAAAGAGAACTATTTGATTTGCCTTATACCGCAGCAGGTACTCCATTCCAGCACAGTGTCTGGGATGCTTTAAAAACCATCCCTTACGGGCAAACCTGCACCTATCTTGATATTGCCAAGCAGATCGGAAAGCCAAAGGCTTGCCGAGCTGTAGGCATGGCTAACAATAAAAATCCACTTCCTATTCTTATCCCCTGTCACAGGGTAATTGGAAGCAGCGGAAAACTTGTCGGATACGGGGGCGGTATGGATATAAAAAAGGCATTACTGGCATTAGAAAAAAGTAAAGGAGATATAATCGAAATTTAA
- a CDS encoding amidase domain-containing protein — translation MTAKATVSYDRIEARDYALDHATDTPEFSKANKQGSDCANFVSKSINAGGIPVDKSGKWYPSSDGTINTCGDNWMRTGYYQNGGVVPYMTDKGYFYEQSNTGKVFAGSIMYWNKTSHVALVTYGDGSKIEYTQHSNKKLFSSAATVVYEAENATFYMPSSSIL, via the coding sequence CTGACAGCAAAAGCAACTGTTTCTTATGATAGAATTGAAGCCAGAGATTATGCATTAGATCATGCTACTGACACTCCGGAATTTTCAAAAGCAAATAAGCAAGGAAGTGATTGTGCGAATTTTGTTTCTAAGTCAATTAACGCCGGAGGCATTCCTGTTGACAAATCAGGAAAGTGGTATCCAAGCAGTGACGGAACAATAAACACTTGTGGGGATAATTGGATGCGAACAGGCTACTATCAAAATGGCGGGGTCGTTCCGTATATGACGGATAAGGGATATTTTTACGAACAATCCAATACAGGCAAAGTTTTTGCAGGAAGTATCATGTATTGGAATAAAACCAGCCATGTTGCATTGGTTACATATGGTGACGGCAGTAAGATTGAATATACACAGCATTCGAATAAAAAGCTTTTCAGTAGTGCGGCAACCGTGGTATATGAGGCGGAAAATGCAACATTTTATATGCCAAGCTCTTCGATATTATAA
- a CDS encoding cysteine desulfurase family protein has product MQIYMDHAATTKLSETALSAMLPYMREYYGNPSSLHGAGMQTAHAVYSARSTIANLLGCTPRELYFTASGSESDNQALFSAAAWGKAHGRQHIITSAFEHPAVLRTLEYLETQGFTVTRLPISKDGLILTSQIEQTLQTDTALVSVMTVNNEIGTIQPVSEIGALCRRHGVLFHTDAIQAAGALPISVDEIQADLLSVSAHKFYGPKGIGLLYVREGIPPVSVIRGGNQERGNRAGTENVSAIVGMAAAFTEAAAQMHETNIHLTALRKHLIERLKDIPKVHFIGEQATCVPGIVNVCFEGVENEMLLLLLSKDGICVSAGSACASGALETSHVLRSMNLPTHLLKTAVRFSFGRDNTLEEVNIATAYVKKAVLKLRKDLL; this is encoded by the coding sequence ATGCAGATTTATATGGATCATGCCGCTACAACAAAATTAAGCGAAACTGCACTGAGCGCCATGCTGCCTTATATGAGAGAATATTATGGAAATCCATCCAGTCTCCATGGTGCCGGTATGCAAACCGCTCATGCCGTTTATTCAGCCAGGTCTACGATAGCCAATTTGCTTGGATGTACCCCTCGTGAATTATATTTTACGGCGAGTGGTAGCGAATCTGACAATCAGGCGCTATTTTCTGCTGCCGCATGGGGCAAAGCGCACGGAAGGCAACATATCATCACATCTGCTTTCGAACACCCGGCAGTTTTGCGTACTTTAGAATATTTAGAGACGCAAGGTTTTACCGTCACCCGCCTGCCGATTTCAAAGGATGGGCTCATCCTTACCAGCCAAATAGAGCAGACGTTGCAGACTGACACAGCCTTGGTCAGCGTTATGACCGTCAACAATGAAATTGGGACGATTCAGCCTGTTTCTGAAATCGGTGCTCTGTGCCGCCGCCACGGCGTCCTGTTTCATACGGATGCGATTCAAGCTGCCGGAGCACTTCCCATTTCTGTGGATGAAATACAGGCAGACTTATTATCCGTCTCTGCACATAAATTTTATGGCCCGAAGGGTATCGGACTCCTTTATGTCCGAGAAGGCATTCCTCCTGTTTCTGTGATCCGCGGCGGTAATCAAGAGCGAGGAAACCGTGCCGGAACAGAAAATGTTTCGGCTATCGTAGGAATGGCTGCCGCTTTTACAGAGGCTGCTGCTCAAATGCATGAAACCAATATTCATCTAACTGCTTTGAGAAAGCATCTGATCGAGAGACTAAAGGACATTCCCAAAGTGCATTTTATCGGTGAACAGGCAACTTGTGTTCCGGGAATCGTAAATGTTTGTTTTGAGGGAGTGGAAAACGAAATGCTCCTTCTTCTTTTATCAAAAGACGGAATCTGTGTATCAGCAGGCTCAGCCTGTGCCTCGGGTGCTTTGGAAACAAGCCATGTGCTACGTTCCATGAATCTTCCAACGCACCTTCTAAAAACCGCTGTCCGGTTTTCGTTCGGACGTGATAATACCTTAGAAGAAGTCAACATTGCAACCGCTTATGTAAAAAAAGCGGTATTGAAGTTAAGAAAGGATCTCCTATGA
- a CDS encoding BlaI/MecI/CopY family transcriptional regulator yields the protein MRHLSEAQLKVMLAIWEEERPVARNEIQKKLSENQWQATTLNTFLNRLSQSGFLKIERRGKEYVYSPLITEEEYKAFAGKSILKNLYDNSIKKFVTSVCDSNNLTEQEICSLQTLLAKLKEGDTHD from the coding sequence ATGCGGCATTTATCGGAAGCACAGCTAAAAGTAATGCTTGCTATTTGGGAAGAAGAAAGACCAGTGGCAAGAAACGAAATTCAAAAAAAGTTATCTGAAAATCAGTGGCAGGCAACAACTCTCAATACTTTTTTAAACCGATTGAGCCAAAGTGGATTTTTGAAGATAGAGCGTAGGGGTAAGGAATATGTATATAGCCCTCTTATTACAGAAGAAGAGTACAAAGCATTTGCAGGGAAAAGTATTCTAAAAAATCTTTATGACAATTCGATAAAAAAATTTGTCACATCGGTATGTGATAGCAATAATCTGACGGAGCAAGAAATATGCAGCTTACAGACACTTCTTGCAAAACTGAAGGAAGGTGATACGCATGATTAA
- the alr gene encoding alanine racemase: MYKGALRPAWAEINLSNLDYNIKQIKAKANGRDLIGVIKADAYGHGSVEVAKVLQENGVTTFAIATLQEAITLREAGYKEAIIMLGLTPDMYADTIIDYDITPVTCSFENAKAISDAAAAKGKTVEGLIAVDTGMGRIGYQPYDEDAISDVVKINQLSNFKIKGIFSHFSTADALDKTYTKSQEKKYADFYDALIKAGLKVPFRTLANSAAIMEVPTAHYDAVRPGIILYGLYPSDEVDRKELSIKPVMSVKANIIHLKRVGNDFSVGYGRRFVSERESLIATLALGYADGYPRPYSKDAKVIVNGVFAPIAGNICMDQCMVDVTDVPNVKLGDECIIMGTDGTNTILADDIANATGTINYEIACAFGQRLPKVYVK; the protein is encoded by the coding sequence ATGTATAAGGGAGCTCTGAGACCAGCTTGGGCAGAAATTAATTTAAGTAACTTGGATTATAATATCAAACAAATTAAAGCAAAAGCAAACGGCCGTGATCTGATTGGTGTCATTAAAGCCGATGCTTATGGGCATGGTTCCGTTGAAGTCGCAAAAGTGCTTCAAGAAAATGGTGTGACTACCTTTGCCATCGCCACTTTACAGGAAGCCATTACGTTACGTGAAGCAGGATACAAAGAAGCGATTATCATGCTTGGATTGACTCCGGACATGTATGCCGATACCATCATTGATTATGATATTACTCCTGTAACCTGTTCCTTTGAAAATGCAAAGGCAATTTCCGATGCAGCTGCTGCAAAAGGAAAAACCGTAGAAGGTTTAATTGCTGTAGACACCGGAATGGGGAGAATCGGCTATCAACCTTATGATGAGGATGCTATTTCGGATGTCGTGAAAATCAATCAACTATCCAACTTCAAAATCAAAGGTATCTTCTCTCATTTTTCAACTGCGGATGCTTTAGACAAAACCTATACAAAATCCCAGGAAAAAAAGTATGCTGATTTCTATGATGCACTGATAAAAGCCGGTTTGAAAGTTCCATTTCGTACTTTAGCAAATAGTGCTGCCATCATGGAAGTTCCGACCGCACATTACGATGCAGTACGCCCCGGCATCATCCTATACGGACTTTATCCATCTGATGAAGTGGATCGAAAAGAGCTTTCTATTAAACCAGTTATGTCTGTAAAGGCAAACATTATACATCTGAAAAGAGTTGGGAATGATTTTTCTGTAGGCTATGGAAGACGTTTTGTATCAGAACGGGAAAGTCTGATTGCCACTTTGGCGCTTGGTTATGCAGACGGCTATCCCCGCCCATATTCTAAGGACGCAAAGGTCATTGTAAACGGCGTATTCGCACCGATTGCAGGAAATATCTGCATGGATCAATGCATGGTAGATGTAACAGATGTTCCGAATGTCAAGCTGGGTGATGAATGCATCATTATGGGAACAGATGGAACCAATACCATTTTGGCTGATGACATTGCGAATGCAACCGGAACCATTAATTATGAAATAGCCTGTGCGTTCGGACAGAGGCTTCCAAAAGTATATGTAAAATAA
- a CDS encoding cysteine ABC transporter substrate-binding protein, producing MKQRKTILILTLTILLISASISGCGSQNTSAPNEDGNDAANNQTARTLDEIKESGKITIGVFSDKAPFGYVDENGKYQGYDVYFANRIGQDLNVDVEYVSLEPASRVEYLKTGKVDIVLANFTVTEDRSKQVDFALPYMKVALGVVSPDNAVIRDADSLNGKTLIVCKGTTAETYFEKNYPDIKLQKYDQYADAYNALLDGRGDAFSTDNTEVLAWALNTGGYTVGIESLGEIDTIAPAVQKGNETLLQWLNDEIKSLGEENFFHKNYDETLAPVYGSTANADSLVVEGGIVD from the coding sequence ATGAAACAACGAAAAACTATTTTAATTTTGACTCTCACAATTTTGCTTATTAGTGCTTCTATCAGCGGCTGCGGCTCCCAAAACACTTCCGCACCGAATGAAGATGGAAATGACGCTGCAAACAATCAAACCGCACGCACTCTAGATGAAATCAAAGAAAGCGGTAAAATCACCATTGGCGTATTCAGCGATAAAGCTCCGTTTGGCTATGTCGACGAAAATGGAAAGTATCAAGGCTACGATGTCTATTTCGCCAATAGAATCGGGCAAGACTTAAATGTAGATGTAGAGTATGTTTCCTTAGAGCCTGCAAGCCGTGTTGAGTACCTGAAAACCGGAAAAGTCGACATTGTTCTCGCCAACTTTACCGTAACAGAAGACCGCTCTAAGCAAGTTGATTTTGCACTTCCTTATATGAAGGTGGCACTGGGAGTCGTCTCTCCTGACAACGCAGTGATCCGCGATGCAGACTCTTTAAACGGAAAAACACTGATTGTCTGCAAGGGCACGACAGCAGAAACCTATTTTGAAAAAAACTATCCAGACATAAAGCTCCAGAAATACGATCAATACGCCGACGCTTATAATGCTTTGCTGGACGGACGCGGAGATGCTTTTTCCACAGATAATACTGAAGTCCTTGCCTGGGCACTCAACACCGGAGGCTATACCGTCGGTATTGAATCACTTGGAGAGATCGATACCATCGCACCGGCTGTACAAAAAGGAAATGAGACCCTTCTCCAATGGCTGAATGATGAGATTAAATCACTAGGAGAAGAGAATTTCTTCCACAAAAACTACGATGAAACACTTGCTCCTGTTTATGGCAGTACCGCAAACGCAGATTCTTTGGTTGTAGAAGGTGGTATCGTCGACTAG
- a CDS encoding copper amine oxidase N-terminal domain-containing protein, with protein MKKTAVILCALLMMLIGICGCSNSEPPSLIGSTNVDGLEIQPNTIGTDEAHITYSDGVTENIPEEYVALFINGSIMKHEGIQIQDGVPMLPIKLISEELNQKVSSDGESILISGDSNEIKLLPEEKKAILDDEEYTLEIAPKFFGKTLLVGLNDLSKLLNVDTVYYDGTDESETHIIQNLPQVMISTYPDEINSITKEEALEILKEQLITAYENQFGEFTEQKTKPALTNENNEMLRYIISNLSVTSENDRYYVIPVVFDFWIDKYTGEVYVYYNGLVMTVHLFDPNSENALVFAG; from the coding sequence ATGAAAAAAACAGCAGTAATTCTTTGTGCACTATTAATGATGTTAATTGGTATTTGTGGTTGTTCAAACTCCGAACCTCCCTCTTTAATCGGATCGACCAATGTTGATGGTTTGGAGATTCAGCCAAATACGATTGGAACGGATGAAGCACATATAACATACAGTGACGGAGTCACCGAAAATATCCCAGAGGAATATGTAGCTCTATTTATAAATGGTTCGATTATGAAACATGAAGGGATTCAAATTCAAGATGGAGTACCGATGCTACCAATCAAATTGATTTCAGAGGAATTGAATCAGAAAGTTTCATCAGATGGTGAAAGTATTCTTATCAGCGGAGATTCGAACGAAATAAAATTATTGCCAGAAGAGAAAAAGGCAATCTTAGATGATGAAGAATATACCCTCGAAATTGCTCCTAAGTTTTTTGGGAAGACTTTGCTGGTAGGGCTAAATGACCTATCTAAATTATTGAATGTCGATACGGTGTACTATGATGGAACGGATGAATCGGAGACACATATTATACAGAACTTACCACAGGTTATGATTAGTACATATCCAGATGAGATAAATTCTATAACCAAGGAAGAAGCGCTTGAGATATTGAAAGAACAATTAATTACTGCATATGAAAATCAATTTGGTGAATTTACCGAGCAGAAAACAAAACCAGCACTCACAAATGAGAATAATGAAATGCTGCGGTATATCATTTCGAACTTAAGTGTTACTTCAGAGAATGACAGATATTATGTGATTCCGGTTGTGTTTGATTTTTGGATAGACAAATATACCGGCGAGGTGTATGTATACTACAATGGATTAGTAATGACCGTTCACTTATTTGATCCAAATAGTGAAAATGCATTAGTATTTGCGGGGTAA
- a CDS encoding M56 family metallopeptidase: MINIVFYNTLLMGGIISILILCVFLVSPSLNKRYQPGWRLDVWKVFMAFLIIPAGFILRWLIGNEQAQSSVTASIKSSVTAVTTVPYEMASFQTIAENQQASIWERLIDAGPQWIPAIWSIGACLAAFYLIGVYLHFVRGIKKHSELIENVSIDQIQAVILLKHKRKKPLPVYQCTGISSPMIVGIFKSAIFIPKREYTTEDLKIIITHEVTHYLRNDLRYKALFIATLILHWYNPLIHLMVRTAGKDMEMCCDRDAIEGKDQKFKADYSDVIMEEIINHMQVKGMLFACMGSDKKTMEERFKNIFSSKKKKGKIYFLGALAILVAISAFAYANDHNVPNFESPEYQQLLEKTIADKAAARKVRLTEHKNVPYKDVDNFDELAALVADENGDYDIYEVYALAGMEPPEQVLQSDFDLSQFDSYFNTVNNCIEPHVLGNGERAIYSSDSGEPWKLKKGDIVKLHIYADVERFGSLTDKFGRKYSNRGVLRFGYLKDEECSNIKIFEIDDERQSEFTISEDGEKEIELEIPENGAYNFYLFCPGSLDIIIKWVSIDIK, translated from the coding sequence ATGATTAATATTGTATTTTACAATACTTTATTAATGGGAGGAATCATATCAATTTTAATCTTGTGCGTATTCCTCGTTTCACCATCATTAAATAAAAGGTATCAGCCCGGCTGGCGTTTAGATGTCTGGAAAGTGTTCATGGCATTTTTGATTATACCGGCAGGATTTATTCTGCGCTGGCTGATTGGTAATGAGCAAGCTCAAAGCAGCGTGACAGCGAGTATTAAAAGTAGTGTCACAGCAGTGACTACTGTTCCATATGAAATGGCCAGCTTTCAAACGATTGCAGAGAATCAGCAGGCTTCAATCTGGGAAAGATTGATTGATGCAGGCCCTCAGTGGATTCCAGCTATTTGGAGTATCGGCGCCTGCCTGGCAGCCTTTTATTTAATTGGAGTCTATTTGCACTTTGTCAGAGGTATTAAGAAGCATAGCGAGCTGATTGAAAATGTCAGCATCGATCAAATTCAGGCGGTAATTTTACTGAAACATAAAAGAAAGAAACCCTTGCCTGTATATCAATGCACTGGAATTTCATCACCTATGATTGTCGGAATTTTCAAGTCAGCGATCTTTATTCCCAAAAGGGAGTATACAACGGAAGATTTGAAAATCATTATAACCCATGAGGTAACTCATTATCTGCGTAACGATTTGCGATACAAGGCACTGTTTATAGCGACGCTTATTTTACACTGGTATAACCCTCTGATTCATCTAATGGTAAGGACTGCTGGAAAGGATATGGAAATGTGCTGTGACAGAGATGCCATCGAGGGGAAAGACCAAAAATTCAAAGCAGACTACAGCGATGTGATCATGGAGGAAATCATAAATCATATGCAAGTAAAAGGCATGCTATTCGCGTGCATGGGGAGCGATAAAAAGACGATGGAGGAGCGGTTTAAAAATATTTTCAGCAGCAAGAAAAAGAAAGGGAAAATTTATTTTTTAGGAGCCTTGGCAATTCTAGTGGCGATCAGTGCATTTGCGTATGCGAATGATCACAATGTGCCGAACTTTGAAAGTCCGGAGTATCAGCAGCTGTTAGAAAAGACAATCGCGGATAAAGCTGCCGCTAGAAAAGTACGGCTTACAGAACATAAGAATGTCCCATATAAAGATGTAGATAACTTTGATGAGTTAGCCGCTCTCGTCGCAGATGAAAATGGGGATTATGATATTTATGAAGTATATGCATTAGCAGGGATGGAACCGCCGGAGCAAGTTTTACAATCTGATTTTGACTTATCACAATTTGATTCGTATTTTAATACGGTAAATAACTGCATAGAGCCGCATGTGCTGGGAAATGGAGAAAGAGCGATCTATTCAAGTGATTCTGGTGAACCGTGGAAATTAAAGAAGGGAGATATCGTAAAGCTGCACATATATGCAGATGTAGAAAGATTTGGATCGCTTACAGATAAATTTGGAAGGAAATATTCTAACAGGGGCGTCCTTAGATTTGGATATTTGAAGGATGAAGAATGCAGTAATATTAAGATATTTGAGATAGATGATGAGCGACAGAGCGAGTTTACAATTTCAGAAGATGGGGAGAAAGAAATAGAGCTTGAAATACCGGAGAATGGAGCGTATAATTTCTATTTATTCTGCCCGGGCTCTCTAGACATTATTATAAAGTGGGTATCTATAGATATAAAATAA